From a single Lolium rigidum isolate FL_2022 chromosome 7, APGP_CSIRO_Lrig_0.1, whole genome shotgun sequence genomic region:
- the LOC124674238 gene encoding sugar transporter ERD6-like 5, giving the protein MSTEWEGVEVKKPLLVTGDHRASSIWVVVASTAIAVCGSFVFGISVGYSSPSQEGIMHDLHLSLAEYSVFGSILTIGAMMGAILSGAIADRVGRKCAMAISDVFCILGYLFIVFSKNFLWLYLGRLSIGCGIGLFSYVVPVYISEVTPKNLRGRFAAVNQLMICCGASLAYAVGTFITWRTLAIIGVTPCLLQLVGLLVIPESPRWLAKIGHPGALEEALQKLRGKETDISEEAEEIKDFTEKIQHLPQSKIWDLFQKDYLHAVTVGVGLMVLQQFGGVNAICFYASEIFVSAGFASGNMGMLAMVAVQVPMTTLGVLLLDKAGRRPLLMVSAAGTCLGCLLVGVSFLSKEHHWAKDLNVVLALAGILVFTGSFSLGMGGIPWVIMSEIFPIHMKGTAGSLVTLVSWLGSWIVSYAFNFLLLWSSYGTFFMFASICGLTVLFVARLVPETKGRTLEEIQASMNSSLAPVPSGINRIA; this is encoded by the exons ATGTCTACGGAATGGGAGGGAGTAGAAGTCAAGAAACCCCTCCTGGTGACTGGGGATCACAGAGCCTCTTCGATCTGGGTGGTCGTTGCAAGCACCGCCATCGCCGTTTGTGGATCCTTCGTGTTCGGCATATCG GTGGGCTACTCATCGCCATCTCAAGAGGGCATCATGCATGATCTTCATCTTTCTTTAGCTGAG TATTCCGTTTTCGGATCAATATTAACCATTGGAGCAATGATGGGCGCTATTCTCAGTGGTGCCATAGCAGACAGAGTTGGTCGAAAATGT GCAATGGCAATATCAGATGTGTTCTGCATTCTTGGATATCTCTTTATAGTCTTTTCTAAA AATTTTTTGTGGCTTTACCTTGGAAGGCTCTCAATTGGATGCGGAATTGGCCTGTTTTCATACGTG GTCCCAGTCTATATATCAGAGGTAACTCCCAAGAATCTTAGAGGACGTTTTGCAGCTGTAAATCAG CTGATGATATGTTGTGGGGCGTCCCTTGCCTATGCTGTGGGGACTTTTATCACCTGGCGTACCTTGGCAATCATCG GAGTGACACCATGTTTACTCCAACTCGTTGGCCTTCTTGTGATTCCTGAATCTCCCAGATGGCTG GCTAAGATCGGACATCCCGGTGCACTCGAGGAAGCGTTACAGAAGCTAAGGGGAAAAGAAACTGATATCTCTGAAGAGGCAGAAGAAATCAAA GATTTCACAGAAAAGATTCAGCACCTCCCACAGTCAAAGATATGGGACCTGTTTCAGAAGGATTACCTTCATGCTGTCACC GTCGGTGTTGGGCTAATGGTCCTTCAACAGTTTGGGGGAGTGAATGCAATCTGCTTCTATGCCAGTGAGATATTTGTTTCAGCTG GTTTCGCATCAGGGAACATGGGGATGCTCGCTATGGTTGCGGTTCAG GTTCCGATGACGACACTTGGAGTGCTTCTTTTGGACAAGGCTGGAAGGAGGCCACTTCTAATG GTCTCTGCAGCTGGGACATGCCTCGGTTGCCTACTAGTTGGCGTGTCATTCTTATCCAAG GAACATCATTGGGCTAAGGACCTGAACGTCGTACTTGCTTTGGCAGGAATTCTG GTCTTCACTGGATCTTTCTCGCTTGGAATGGGTGGAATACCATGGGTTATAATGTCAGAG ATATTTCCTATACACATGAAAGGAACAGCAGGGAGCCTTGTGACCTTAGTGAGCTGGCTCGGCTCGTGGATCGTCTCATATGCCTTCAACTTCCTCCTGCTGTGGAGCTCATACG GCACATTTTTCATGTTCGCGAGCATCTGCGGGCTGACTGTTTTGTTTGTGGCGCGGCTGGTGCCGGAGACTAAAGGAAGGACCCTGGAAGAGATCCAAGCGTCCATGAACTCGTCCTTGGCGCCAGTTCCTTCTGGAATTAACAGAATTGCATAG
- the LOC124673082 gene encoding uncharacterized protein LOC124673082, with the protein MDALPPRRHTRCCWLDWTGREKQGMAQATQPLRLRVGAATSQPARLHHPTHPIIRAREGGGRRRTSALVAASAAKGRAAEVVREFYEGVNRRDLAAVAPLIAEGCVYEDLVFPRPMVGRDRVLGFFGDFMGSVSPDLRFVIDDISGDDPSAVGVTWHLEWKGRPFPFSRGCSFYRCQPDPQRQGMIQIVYGRDCVEPATKPGELALVAIRGVTWLLERFPSLADRL; encoded by the exons ATGGACGCGCTCCCGCCACGCCGCCACACACGCTGCTGCTGGCTGGACTGGACTGGACGGGAGAAGCAGGGCATGGCGCAGGCGACGCAGCCGCTTCGGCTCCGCGTCGGGGCGGCAACATCTCAGCCTGCACGCCTGCACCATCCAACCCATCCCATCATCCGTGCGCGCgagggcggcggcaggaggaggaCGAGTGCGCTCGTagcggcgtcggcggcgaagGGGAGGGCGGCGGAGGTGGTGCGCGAGTTCTACGAGGGCGTGAACCGGCGCGACctggcggcggtggcgccgcTGATCGCGGAGGGGTGCGTGTACGAGGACCTGGTGTTCCCGCGGCCCATGGTGGGGCGGGACCGGgtgctgggcttcttcggcgactTCATGGGCTCCGTCAGCCCCGACCTCCGCTTCGTCATCGACGACATCTCCGGCGACGACCCCTCCGCCGTCGGCGTCACCTGGCACCTCG AGTGGAAGGGGCGGCCGTTCCCGTTCAGCCGGGGCTGCAGCTTCTACCGCTGCCAGCCCGACCCGCAGCGGCAGGGCATGATCCAGATCgt GTACGGACGGGACTGCGTGGAGCCGGCGACCAAACCAGGGGAGTTGGCGCTG GTGGCCATCAGGGGAGTGACGTGGCTGCTCGAGCGCTTTCCGAGCCTTGCCGATAGGCTCTGA